One window of the Wenzhouxiangella sp. XN24 genome contains the following:
- a CDS encoding TonB-dependent receptor, with protein sequence MHRFILGGLAAALVGFPAAAQTSGPQKDPLDPAGLRPDPQPIGQQVTSGSRFNPSVSVIIDGGWYTDNVSGEAFEILREADGFSAGHGHGHEEEGEEHGGEQEHENGHGHSHGELERGFNLREVEIALAATVDPYFDAFVMFVFDGDEVELEEAFVTTRSLPAGLQAKFGKFLSDVGYINKQHPHSWDFFDRPLVSELLFGDHGIQETGVQLSWVAPTSQYLRLGVEALQGETEGIAAYIGEEDAVEGTARILEDAAGPRLFTGFAKFAPDLGYQHALQLGASVGYSSSFQQSIEEETYYQDHEGTANFWGLDGVYKYLPSGGTGLRGAFKLQGEYFYRTRDLDRRDVFFACEPEDLACDDPLNEFQPGDIGVQESFKDKQDGFYLQAVYGVAQRWTVGLRYDEVGLTNSTGLDGGEEWDSSKRYTAALNFLPTEFSRLRLQFARGDISVDDGEREEYNQVFLQLQVNFGAHGAHTF encoded by the coding sequence ATGCACAGATTCATCCTCGGCGGCCTTGCCGCCGCGCTCGTGGGCTTTCCGGCCGCGGCCCAGACCTCCGGCCCGCAGAAAGATCCCCTCGATCCCGCCGGCCTGCGGCCCGATCCCCAGCCGATCGGCCAGCAGGTGACGTCAGGCTCGCGCTTCAATCCGTCGGTCTCGGTGATCATCGACGGCGGCTGGTACACCGACAATGTCAGCGGGGAGGCCTTCGAGATCCTGCGCGAGGCCGACGGCTTCTCCGCTGGTCATGGCCACGGGCACGAGGAAGAGGGCGAAGAGCACGGCGGCGAGCAAGAGCATGAGAACGGTCATGGCCACAGCCATGGCGAGCTCGAGCGCGGCTTTAACCTGAGGGAGGTCGAGATCGCACTGGCCGCCACGGTCGACCCCTATTTCGACGCCTTCGTCATGTTCGTCTTCGACGGCGACGAGGTCGAGCTGGAGGAGGCCTTCGTCACCACCCGGTCCCTGCCGGCCGGCCTGCAGGCCAAGTTCGGCAAGTTCCTCAGCGACGTCGGTTATATCAACAAGCAGCATCCGCACAGCTGGGACTTCTTCGACCGGCCGCTGGTCAGCGAACTCCTGTTTGGCGACCACGGTATCCAGGAGACAGGGGTGCAGCTGAGCTGGGTGGCGCCGACCTCGCAGTACCTGCGGCTCGGTGTTGAAGCCCTGCAGGGCGAGACCGAGGGCATCGCGGCCTACATCGGCGAGGAAGACGCCGTCGAAGGCACCGCCCGGATCCTGGAGGACGCGGCCGGCCCGCGGCTGTTCACCGGCTTCGCCAAGTTTGCGCCCGATCTCGGCTACCAGCACGCGCTGCAGCTGGGCGCCTCGGTCGGCTACAGCTCCAGCTTCCAGCAAAGCATCGAGGAAGAAACCTACTACCAGGACCACGAGGGCACGGCGAACTTCTGGGGCCTCGACGGCGTGTACAAGTACCTGCCGTCCGGCGGCACCGGACTGAGGGGCGCCTTCAAGCTGCAGGGCGAGTACTTCTACCGCACCCGCGACCTCGACCGCCGCGACGTGTTCTTCGCCTGCGAGCCGGAAGACCTCGCCTGCGACGACCCGCTGAACGAGTTCCAGCCCGGCGACATCGGCGTGCAGGAATCGTTCAAGGACAAGCAGGACGGCTTCTATCTGCAGGCGGTGTATGGCGTGGCGCAGCGCTGGACCGTGGGCCTGCGCTACGACGAGGTCGGCCTGACCAACAGCACCGGGCTCGACGGCGGCGAGGAGTGGGACAGCTCGAAGCGCTACACCGCGGCGCTGAACTTCCTGCCCACGGAGTTCTCGCGCCTGCGCCTGCAGTTCGCCCGCGGGGACATCTCGGTCGACGACGGCGAGCGCGAGGAGTACAACCAGGTCTTCCTGCAGCTGCAGGTGAACTTCGGCGCGCATGGCGCCCACACCTTCTAG
- a CDS encoding zinc ABC transporter substrate-binding protein yields the protein MNWLKKLLLAGLLLVVATPAAAALRVAATTPNMGMLARTVGGEHVVIDVLAPGDRDVHHLEARPSMMVALRRADLVVAVGAELEGGWLPAALQGASNPAVLPGRPGYFEAAAAVTLADAGGPADRGLGDVHPMGNPHVYFDPLRMGVAAEALARQLAVLDPAHAGEFAANAAAFAARMQQETAGWRERAAGAPGVLLNHKDAVYLLRRLDVPLLGYLEPLPGIPATARHVRALIDDLRGREGLVMRMGYEPAQGAERVGEALGWPVYEMRNNVPVDGGADDYVAVIDSWVSRLESH from the coding sequence ATGAACTGGTTGAAAAAACTGCTGCTGGCCGGGCTGTTGCTGGTGGTGGCCACGCCCGCCGCCGCAGCCCTCCGGGTAGCTGCCACCACCCCCAACATGGGGATGCTGGCCCGTACCGTCGGGGGCGAGCACGTCGTGATCGACGTGCTCGCCCCGGGCGACCGGGACGTACACCACCTCGAGGCGCGACCGAGCATGATGGTCGCGCTGCGGCGCGCGGATCTCGTGGTGGCGGTCGGCGCTGAACTGGAGGGCGGCTGGCTGCCGGCCGCTCTCCAGGGCGCCAGCAACCCGGCCGTCCTGCCGGGACGGCCGGGCTACTTCGAGGCCGCGGCCGCGGTGACGCTCGCAGACGCCGGCGGCCCGGCCGACCGCGGGCTCGGCGACGTCCACCCGATGGGCAACCCGCACGTGTATTTCGACCCACTGCGCATGGGCGTGGCGGCCGAAGCGCTCGCGCGGCAGCTGGCCGTGCTGGACCCCGCCCACGCGGGCGAGTTCGCCGCCAACGCCGCCGCCTTCGCCGCACGGATGCAGCAGGAGACAGCCGGCTGGCGCGAGCGCGCGGCCGGCGCCCCGGGCGTGCTGCTGAACCACAAGGACGCGGTCTACCTGCTGCGCCGGCTGGACGTCCCGCTGCTCGGCTATCTCGAGCCGCTGCCCGGCATCCCGGCCACCGCTCGGCATGTGCGCGCGCTCATCGACGACCTGCGGGGTCGCGAAGGCCTGGTGATGCGCATGGGCTACGAGCCCGCGCAGGGCGCCGAGCGCGTCGGCGAGGCGCTCGGCTGGCCGGTTTACGAGATGCGCAACAACGTGCCGGTCGATGGCGGCGCGGACGACTACGTGGCGGTGATCGATAGCTGGGTTTCGCGGCTGGAGAGCCACTGA
- a CDS encoding ATP-binding cassette domain-containing protein, giving the protein MVEVRAGYARPVVGPVSFRIGPGEVLGLGGANGIGKTTLLRLITGTAVLHGGRVERAPGLTVAHHRQRPERPPELPLTGHEVLRLAGAPAAPVPARLDALGRRCLDELSGGEFQLLHAWACLTGPSRLVLLDEPTNNLDTDAIELLLAEIGRLDPARAVLIVSHDGDFLAAACDRIVTPCP; this is encoded by the coding sequence ATGGTCGAGGTCCGCGCCGGCTACGCGCGGCCCGTCGTCGGGCCTGTCTCCTTCCGCATCGGGCCCGGCGAGGTGCTGGGCCTCGGGGGGGCGAACGGCATCGGCAAGACCACCCTGCTGCGGTTGATCACCGGCACTGCAGTGCTGCACGGCGGTCGGGTCGAGCGGGCGCCCGGGCTGACGGTGGCGCATCATCGCCAGCGTCCCGAGCGCCCGCCCGAGCTGCCGCTCACCGGCCACGAGGTGCTGCGGCTCGCCGGTGCGCCTGCCGCCCCGGTGCCGGCGCGGCTCGATGCGCTGGGCCGACGCTGCCTGGACGAACTGAGCGGCGGTGAGTTCCAGCTGCTGCATGCGTGGGCCTGCCTCACCGGGCCCTCCCGCCTGGTGCTGCTCGACGAGCCCACCAACAACCTCGATACGGATGCGATCGAGCTCCTGCTGGCGGAGATCGGCCGCCTCGACCCGGCCCGAGCGGTGCTCATAGTCAGCCACGATGGCGACTTCCTGGCGGCGGCCTGCGACCGGATCGTGACGCCATGTCCCTGA
- a CDS encoding metal ABC transporter permease, whose product MSLSLAFDPLFRLPLATGLLLALALPLLGAGLRLREQWLSGLGVAQAAAAGAVAGALLHGPLVLFALLGALLAGLVRFLTGTTRNEHYAVMLLGGWAAVLLLATLGHHADLVAMQLLNGQLYFTTGVHLGGAAVLVLAVLATGAWLGRRLLLARLFPDHYSANQLPTWPHEIGFEVLVAVGVVLGIGTMGVMATFAMMMIPPWVAFRLARGWRPALLLATALGVAAFLAGFLLALELDLPFGPALVAVLLLLLPLRLLPYRVGG is encoded by the coding sequence ATGTCCCTGAGCCTCGCGTTCGATCCGCTGTTTCGCCTGCCGCTGGCCACCGGCCTGCTGCTGGCGCTGGCGCTGCCCCTGCTGGGCGCCGGGCTGCGGCTGCGCGAACAGTGGCTGTCCGGCCTCGGCGTGGCCCAGGCGGCGGCGGCCGGCGCCGTCGCGGGGGCGCTGCTTCACGGGCCGCTGGTGCTGTTCGCCCTGCTCGGCGCGCTGCTCGCGGGCCTGGTGCGCTTTCTCACCGGGACAACGCGCAATGAGCACTATGCCGTCATGCTGCTGGGCGGCTGGGCGGCAGTGCTGCTGCTGGCCACGCTCGGTCATCATGCCGACCTGGTCGCCATGCAACTCTTGAACGGGCAGCTCTACTTCACCACCGGCGTGCATCTCGGCGGGGCAGCGGTCCTGGTGCTCGCAGTGCTGGCCACAGGCGCCTGGCTGGGCCGCCGCCTGCTGTTGGCCAGGCTGTTCCCGGACCATTACAGCGCCAACCAGCTGCCGACCTGGCCGCATGAGATCGGCTTCGAAGTCCTGGTAGCGGTCGGCGTCGTGCTCGGCATCGGCACCATGGGCGTGATGGCGACCTTCGCGATGATGATGATCCCGCCGTGGGTCGCGTTCCGGCTGGCGCGCGGCTGGCGCCCGGCACTGCTGCTGGCCACGGCCCTCGGCGTCGCCGCCTTCCTGGCTGGTTTCCTGCTGGCGCTTGAGCTGGACCTGCCCTTCGGCCCCGCGCTCGTCGCGGTGTTGCTGCTACTCCTCCCGCTGCGCCTGCTGCCGTACCGGGTCGGCGGCTGA